CACCGTGCTGCCCCGGCGCTCGGAGTCGACGAGCTGGTAGCGGCGCAGCACCGCGAGGTGCTGGGAGAGGTGCGACGCCTCCAGCCCGGTCTCCTCGAGGAGCTCGGCGACGGGCACCTCGTCGGCGGCGGCGAGCAGCTCCAGCACCCGGATGCGGACCGGGTGCGCGAGGCCCTTGAAGAGGTTCGCCTTGATCTCGTTGAGCGGCTGCGGCGTGGGCACCGGACTCCCGACGGATGATGGGTTGATGGATCCATCATGCCACGAAGCCACGGTGCTCCCGCCGACGGCCTCAGGGGACGGGCGCCGCCTCCGGCCGGTCGGCGCGGTGCGGGCCCGGCCTCCGGCCCACCAGGGCGCCGACCCGGCGCGACAGCCGGTGCGACGGCCCCTCGACGACCCGGAAGAACACCTCCGCCAGCAGCAGCGACGCCGGCACCGTCAGCAGCAGCACGACCGGCGTCACCCAGCCCGTGAGGAAGCCGACCGCGACGACGACCGGCTCGTGGACCAGGTAGAGGCTGAACGAGCGCGTGCCGAGCCAGTGCACGGCCGGGTGCCGCAGCGGCCGGTCGAGCGGCCCGAGCGCCGCGACGACCAGCAGCGCCGCGCCGCCCGCCTGGAGCACCCGGGCGAGCGCGAGCACCCCCACCGGCAGCCCCGCGCGCAGCCCCCCGAGGTCGAGCAGCCACGGGCCGCTCGCGAGCAGCGCGGCCCCGGCCAGCACCCCGGCCCGCGTCGCGCCGCCCCAGCGCGCGACCGCCCCAGCGAGCCGCTCACGGTCGGCCGCCAGCAGGCAGCCCAGGCCGAACAGCGGCAGCTGGTACAGCGCACCCAGCGCGTACGGCCGGTCGACGGGCCCGGTCGCGGCGCCGACCCACGCGACGACGGCCAGGGCGGCACCCGCCACCAGGGCGTGGCGGCGCAGGCGGGTCGCGAGCCACACGAACAGCGGCAGGGCCAGCGAGAACACGACCTCCCAGCGCAGCGACCACAGCGCCGTCATCGTGGAGCCGACGGGGCCGGCCAGCAGGGTGAGGTCCGCGAGCACGCCGGCCCGGCCCACGTCGCCGTGGAACACGAGCCACGGGCTCAGCCCGGCGGTCTCGCCCCGGGGCACGGCGAGCCGCAGGGCGACCGCGAGCGCCACGGCGGCCCACACCGGCAGGTACAGCCGCAACAGGCGCTGCGGGTAGTAGGCGCCCCACCGGTGCCGGGCGCGCTGCGCCGCGACGGTCAGCACGAACCCGCTGAGCACGAAGAATACCTGCACGGCCACCTCGCCGTCCCACAGCAGGTGCAGCGGCGTCGCGGTGGCCGCCAGGACGAGCGCGCTGCGCGGGGCACCCGGGTCGTCGTAGGCCGCCATGAGCGCGGGGACGAGCAGCAGCGAGTGGTGCACGAGCACGACGAGCGCCGCGACGCCGCGCAGGCCGTCGAGCGCGGCGAGGCGCCCGGACGACGTGCCGGTGCGGCCGTCGACGTCGGCGGGGACGGGCATCGGCACCTCCGGGTCGGGGCCGGCGGGGGCGCGGGCCGAGCGGCCAGGGTGGCGGGTGGCGGCGCGTCCGGGGACCGCCGACCGGGTGGCTTTCGCCCGATTCACCCGTTTTGGGTGGGTTGACCGTCCAGCGCGCGGGGGGCGCCCCGTCGTGGCAGCGTGCGGGCATGACGACGACGGCCGCGCCGGTCGCCCGCGCCCCCTGGGACACCGGCTCCCCCGCCCGGCTCCTGGCCGCCGCGCTGGTCTGCGGCTCGGCGGTGCTGCTGTTCGCGGTGCACGCCCGCCCGCTCGGCTACGTGCCGCTCGTCGCCGGCGTGCTGGTGGCCCTAGCGGTGGACCGAGGGCTCGCGCGCGACCTCGGCCTCGTCGCGACCGGCATGGCGATCATCTCGGCGATCTCGCTCGAGGCCGACCTGTCGGACGCGGGCATGGCGCGGTTCACGGTCGCGCTGTCGCTGGCGGTGCTCGTGCCGTGGGCGCTGTCCCGGTACGCGTTCGGCCAGCGCACGATCGTGTTCCCGGTGGCGACCGGCCGGCGGTGGACGCGGGCGCAGCTCGTCTACCTCGCCGTGGTCGTCGTCGCGGGGTACCTGATCCTGCCGTTCTACTTCATCGGGTCGGGCGCCTACCGCAACTGGCCCGAGGTCACCGGCGGCGCCGAGATCGCCCGGCTGTTCGTCGGCGTCAACGCCGTGGGCATCTGGGACGAGCTGTTCTTCATCTGCACCGTGTTCGCGCTGCTGCGCCGGCACCTCGGGCTCTGGACCGCGAACGTCCTGCAGGCGACGGTGTTCGTGTCGTTCCTGTGGGAGCTGGGCTACCGCGAGTGGGGCCCGCTGCTGACCGTGCCGTTCGCGCTCGTCCAGGGCTGGATCTTCGCCCGCAGCGCCTCGCTGACCTACGTGCTCGCGGTCCACCTGCTGTTCGACCTGGTGGTGTTCGGGGTGCTCGTGCACGCGCACCACCCGCACCTGCTGGACGTCTTCGTCACCGCGCCCCGCTGAGCGGCGGACGCAGCGGAGGGGGACCGGGCCACCCTCCCTGGCCCGGTCCCCCTCCGTGTCCCCCTGCGAGCCGGCGGCGCGGGGCCGCGAGCTGGTCCCCGGCCCTCACGGGGCCGGGGCGTCAGGTGCCGGCCCTCAGGCCGGGGTGCGCCGCGAGGCGGCGATCTTGCGGCCGAGCGCGATGAGCGCGCCGGTCGCGGCGATGGCGGTGACGACCTTCACGGGTGCGGGCACGGGGTTCTCCTCAGCGGTGGACGCGGTGCCGGGTCCCGCGGGCGCGCTGCACGAGGTCCCCGAGGCCGACGACGGCGATCACGGCCACGAGGCCGACGACGACGATCAACACCTGGGGCGTCATGCTGCTCTCTCCTGCGGTTCCGGCTGGCTGGCACGACCATCGTGGCCCGCCGGACCCCCTCGGCGGATCGCCCGCCCGCCGTATCCTCGCGTACGACGAACGGCGTACACCGGGGGTCGCGGGGTCCACCCGGACGCCTACGCGGACGCCTCCGCGACCCCGGGCGCACCCTGAGCGGCGCCGTCCCGCGCGGGCACGGTGCGCGCCGGACGGTCGGCCACCGAGACGTTGTGCCGGAACACGTCCTGCGGGTCGTAGCGCCGCTTGAGCTCGCGCAGGCGCTCGAGCGTCGCGCCGGGGAACGCCTCGGCGACGCGCTCGGGCCGCGGGTCGGTCTCGAACGACACGTACAGACCGTCCACGTGCGGCGCCAGCACGTCCCACGCCGCGTCGAGACTGCGCCGGTCGGTGCCGAACGCCGCGAGGTTGAAGTTCGCCGAGCGGTGGGCGTACGCCGTGGCGTCGCGCGGGACGTCGTGGACCGCACCGCCCGCGGCCCGGATCTGGAAGAACGGCGTGACCCCGCTCCGCACCAGCCGGGCGAGCTCGGCCGCGAGCGCCGGGGTGAGGTGCTCGGCCATCGCGTTGCGCGTCACGGGCTCCCCCTCGGAGGTGTGCCGCTGGTCGGGCACCGACACGACCGCGCTGTACGGCAGGAGCTGCACCTGCTGCTGGAGCAGCGGGGCGATCCGCGCGAACGGCTGCAGCCGCTCGATGATCGTGTCCGGGTCGTCCGAGTCGACCATCGCCATGACCTGCGCGACCATCACCCCGCCCCGCGGCGGGCCCATGAGGAGGAACGCCGTCGTGTCCCGCGGCGCGGCCTCGACGGCGGCACCCCAGTCGACGAGCAGCCGCTGCGTGTCGGACGCGTCCAGGACGAGCTGGGCGAACCCGACGTCGCCGACCTCGTCGACCTCGAACTCGAAGGACGTGACGACGCCCAGGTTGCCCCCGGCCCCGCGCAGCCCCCAGAACAGGTCCGGGTTCTCGGCGTCCGAGGCGCGCACCACGGAGCCGTCCGCGAGCACGACCTCGGCGGCGCGCAGGTGGTCGAGCGTGAGCCCGTGCTCGCGCACGAGGAAGCCGATGCCGCCCGCGGTCGCGAGCCCGCCCACCCCCACGCCGCCGTAGTCGCCGGAGGTGAGCGCCCACCCGAGCGGCTGCAGCGCCGCGGCGACCTCGCCCCACCGGGCCCCGGGCTCGATGCGCACCCGGCGGGTGGCGTGGTCGAGCACCTCGATCGCCGACATCCGTGACAGGTCCAGCACGATGCCGCCGTCGTTGGTGGAGCGGCCGCTGATGCCGTGCCCGCCCGAGCGGATCGCGAGCGGGACGTCCTGGGTGCGTGACCAGCGCAGCGCCTCGACCACCTGCGCGGTGCCGGCCGGACGCAGCACGAGCCCCGGCCGTCCCCCGCGCAGGTAGGTCGAGCGGACGGCCGCGTAGCCGGCGTCACCCGGCTCGACCGCCGCGTCCGCGAGCGCCGCGGGCACGGCGTCGTAGTCGATGTCCGGGCGGCGGGCGGCGCGCACGGCGGCGCTGCGCGTCGTGCCCACCACGGTGCCGCGGGCCGCCCGCACGGCGGCGACGCGCTCGCGCACGGGCCCGGCCACCTCGGCCGCGAACCGGGACACGGCGGCCTCGTCCGCCGCGCCGACGACGACGGTGCCCACGCCGGCCTCGAGCACCAGGTCCGCCAGCGCGTCGACACTGGCGTCCGGCGCCGGGACCACCACGCCGCGCCGGACCTCCCGCGCGTCGCGGCCCTCGGCGGCCAGGGCGGCGTCGAGAGCGCGCTGCTCGGCGAGCAGGGCGTCCGGGGACGTGGCGGACAGCCACCACCCGTCGGCCGCGCGCGCGGCCGACGCCACCGCGCGGCCGGGACCGGGCGCGCCGAGCCACAGCGGGAGGTTGTGCGCCGGGGCGGGGCCGCGCGCCGCCCCGGGGACGACGTGGTGCCGGCCCGCCAGCACGAACGGTCGCGGGTCCGCGGCGTCCCACAGCCCGCGCAGCACGGCCGCGACCTCCTCGAGGGCCTCGTCGGCCCCGTCGGCGTCGACCTCCTCGGCGGCCAGGCCGAGCGCGAGGCGGCCCGACGACAGGTGGTCGAGGTGCGCCGCCGCGCGGGCCAGCACCGCCGGGGGCCGTCCCGTGGTCCGCAGACCCAGCGTCGCGACGCCGACGCGCCGGGTCCCGGACGCGACGTGCGCCAGCAGCGTCCACGGCTCCAGGGCCGCGTCGCCCCCGTCCGGCACCACGACGAGGTCGAGGCCCTCGTCCTCGGCGCGGGCCGCGAGGCGGGCGGCCGCGCCGGGGTCGGCAGGGTCGACGGGCAGCAGGACGCCCAGCCGGAGCGGGTGCCCGAGGTCGGCGGTCACGCGCCCACCCCCGGCGCGGGGGCCTGCGCGCGCTCGGCGGCCACGAGCTCGCGGACAGCCGGCGCGATCTCCTGACCGACCGTGGCGAGCAGCGTGGGGTCGTCCCCCGCGACGACGAAGGCGCTCACCCCGTGCTCGATCGCGAGAGCGGCGAGCTCCTCGACCCACTGGCGCGGCGGACCGACGAGCATCTCGCCGGTGGGCTGCGGCGTGAGGCGGCCGCCGACGTTGAGCAGCCGGCGGACCGCGGCGGGCTCGCGACCGGCCGCGAGCGCGGCCTCGTCGATGCGCGCGTTGCCGTCGTCGAGGTCCTGGAGGCTGCTCAGGTAGGCGAGCGACGGCAGCCAGCCGTCGGCCACCTCCCCCGTGAGCCGGAGCATCCGCGGCTTGTAGGCACCGATCCAGATGCCGACCGGGTGGGCGGGGGCCGGCCCGCGCCGCGCACCCACGGCGGACCAGTACTCCCCGGGCAGGTCGACGCGCGACCGGTCTCCCGTGTCCCACAGCGCCCGGACGACCGCGACCGCCTCGCGCAGCGCGTCGACGCCCTGGCCCGGCGTCAGCCTGCGGCCGCCCATCGCCTCGATCGCGTCCCAGAAGCCGCCCGCCCCGAGCCCGAGCTCGACGCGCCCGCCCGACAGCAGGTCCAGGCTGGCGACGGCCCGGGCGAGCACGGCGGGCGGGCGCAGCGGCAGGTTCGCGACGTTCGGCGCGAGCCGGATGGTCGTCGTCCGCGCGGCGACCCACGACAGCAGGGTCCAGGTGTCGAGGAACGAGGGCTGGTACGGGTGGTCCTGGAAGGTCGCCAGGTCCAGGCCGACCTGCTCCGAGAGCTGCGCCAGGCCCACCACGCGGTCCGGGTCCGCGTTCGTCGGCGTGATGAACGACCCGAACAGCAGGTCGTGGCCGTAGTCCGTCATCGTGCTCCCTCCGCGCGCCGACGCTCGTCGGCTCACACGATCGTATGTCGCACAGATCATTGGCACAACCACGCGACCGGCGTACCATCGGCGACCATGACCGCGATCGAGACCGGGACCGAGACCCGCCAGTCCGACCTCGGCTGGTCGCTGGGCGTGCTGCTCCGGGCGTACGAGCGCGGGCTCGCGTCGGCGCTCGCGGACGTGCCGCACGGGTTCCGCGGGTTCCTCGTGCTGCGGGAGGTGGTGCGCGGGGCCCACCCGAGCCAGGCCGCCCTCGCCGCCAGCCTCGGCATCGACCGCACCGTGATGACCTACCTGCTGGACGACCTCGAGGGCGCCGGGCTGGTCACGCGGCGCGTCGCCGAGGTCGACCGCCGCCAGCGGCGCGTCCTGGCCACCCCCGAGGCGGAGGGGCTGCTCGCCGACCTCGAGCAGCGCGTGGCCCACGCGGAGGACGCGGTGTTCGGCGCCCTGGACCCGTCCGAGCGCGGCACCGTCTGCGCCCTGCTGCGCCGGGCGGCGTGCGGGTACCGCGACCCGGACGAGCACCCCTGCGCCGTCGTCGAGCAGGCGCTCGGCGGCTGAGGCGGACGCCCCGGCCGGTCGCACGCGGCGCCGGGGC
This is a stretch of genomic DNA from Cellulomonas sp. ES6. It encodes these proteins:
- a CDS encoding metalloregulator ArsR/SmtB family transcription factor; the encoded protein is MPTPQPLNEIKANLFKGLAHPVRIRVLELLAAADEVPVAELLEETGLEASHLSQHLAVLRRYQLVDSERRGSTVSYRLASPHVAELLRVARALLEEVLRTTQRQLSEAREQQPALPGAAR
- a CDS encoding acyltransferase, encoding MPVPADVDGRTGTSSGRLAALDGLRGVAALVVLVHHSLLLVPALMAAYDDPGAPRSALVLAATATPLHLLWDGEVAVQVFFVLSGFVLTVAAQRARHRWGAYYPQRLLRLYLPVWAAVALAVALRLAVPRGETAGLSPWLVFHGDVGRAGVLADLTLLAGPVGSTMTALWSLRWEVVFSLALPLFVWLATRLRRHALVAGAALAVVAWVGAATGPVDRPYALGALYQLPLFGLGCLLAADRERLAGAVARWGGATRAGVLAGAALLASGPWLLDLGGLRAGLPVGVLALARVLQAGGAALLVVAALGPLDRPLRHPAVHWLGTRSFSLYLVHEPVVVAVGFLTGWVTPVVLLLTVPASLLLAEVFFRVVEGPSHRLSRRVGALVGRRPGPHRADRPEAAPVP
- a CDS encoding CPBP family intramembrane glutamic endopeptidase; translation: MTTTAAPVARAPWDTGSPARLLAAALVCGSAVLLFAVHARPLGYVPLVAGVLVALAVDRGLARDLGLVATGMAIISAISLEADLSDAGMARFTVALSLAVLVPWALSRYAFGQRTIVFPVATGRRWTRAQLVYLAVVVVAGYLILPFYFIGSGAYRNWPEVTGGAEIARLFVGVNAVGIWDELFFICTVFALLRRHLGLWTANVLQATVFVSFLWELGYREWGPLLTVPFALVQGWIFARSASLTYVLAVHLLFDLVVFGVLVHAHHPHLLDVFVTAPR
- a CDS encoding LLM class flavin-dependent oxidoreductase — protein: MTADLGHPLRLGVLLPVDPADPGAAARLAARAEDEGLDLVVVPDGGDAALEPWTLLAHVASGTRRVGVATLGLRTTGRPPAVLARAAAHLDHLSSGRLALGLAAEEVDADGADEALEEVAAVLRGLWDAADPRPFVLAGRHHVVPGAARGPAPAHNLPLWLGAPGPGRAVASAARAADGWWLSATSPDALLAEQRALDAALAAEGRDAREVRRGVVVPAPDASVDALADLVLEAGVGTVVVGAADEAAVSRFAAEVAGPVRERVAAVRAARGTVVGTTRSAAVRAARRPDIDYDAVPAALADAAVEPGDAGYAAVRSTYLRGGRPGLVLRPAGTAQVVEALRWSRTQDVPLAIRSGGHGISGRSTNDGGIVLDLSRMSAIEVLDHATRRVRIEPGARWGEVAAALQPLGWALTSGDYGGVGVGGLATAGGIGFLVREHGLTLDHLRAAEVVLADGSVVRASDAENPDLFWGLRGAGGNLGVVTSFEFEVDEVGDVGFAQLVLDASDTQRLLVDWGAAVEAAPRDTTAFLLMGPPRGGVMVAQVMAMVDSDDPDTIIERLQPFARIAPLLQQQVQLLPYSAVVSVPDQRHTSEGEPVTRNAMAEHLTPALAAELARLVRSGVTPFFQIRAAGGAVHDVPRDATAYAHRSANFNLAAFGTDRRSLDAAWDVLAPHVDGLYVSFETDPRPERVAEAFPGATLERLRELKRRYDPQDVFRHNVSVADRPARTVPARDGAAQGAPGVAEASA
- a CDS encoding LLM class flavin-dependent oxidoreductase, with the translated sequence MTDYGHDLLFGSFITPTNADPDRVVGLAQLSEQVGLDLATFQDHPYQPSFLDTWTLLSWVAARTTTIRLAPNVANLPLRPPAVLARAVASLDLLSGGRVELGLGAGGFWDAIEAMGGRRLTPGQGVDALREAVAVVRALWDTGDRSRVDLPGEYWSAVGARRGPAPAHPVGIWIGAYKPRMLRLTGEVADGWLPSLAYLSSLQDLDDGNARIDEAALAAGREPAAVRRLLNVGGRLTPQPTGEMLVGPPRQWVEELAALAIEHGVSAFVVAGDDPTLLATVGQEIAPAVRELVAAERAQAPAPGVGA
- a CDS encoding MarR family transcriptional regulator, yielding MTAIETGTETRQSDLGWSLGVLLRAYERGLASALADVPHGFRGFLVLREVVRGAHPSQAALAASLGIDRTVMTYLLDDLEGAGLVTRRVAEVDRRQRRVLATPEAEGLLADLEQRVAHAEDAVFGALDPSERGTVCALLRRAACGYRDPDEHPCAVVEQALGG